The following coding sequences lie in one Listeria ivanovii subsp. londoniensis genomic window:
- the cobS gene encoding adenosylcobinamide-GDP ribazoletransferase gives MKTLILLIQFFTRIPVPVEINMAEINLKKGSVLLPFVGLIIGAWNWLVFSLVDFVMPLPVAIIAGLFAEIIITGGFHVDALADTADGLFSSRKKERMLEIMKDSRVGANGVIAICFYFLFYAALFISVPDATQIGWLFLVLPVVAKGVTMLLFIKMSYTGSKEGLGAIFLGVSFWTIAFSQVIVLVVVGLFFSYVGVLSYALVVLFTVIYRAFVYKRIGGMNGDTLGAGGQMGQLVCLFCLVLIWGLI, from the coding sequence ATGAAAACATTGATTTTATTGATTCAATTTTTTACACGAATTCCTGTGCCAGTGGAAATTAATATGGCGGAGATTAACTTGAAGAAAGGGAGCGTGTTGTTACCTTTTGTCGGGTTAATTATTGGGGCTTGGAACTGGCTTGTTTTTTCGTTAGTCGATTTTGTTATGCCGCTTCCAGTAGCGATTATTGCGGGACTTTTTGCCGAAATTATTATTACTGGTGGTTTTCATGTGGATGCGCTGGCTGATACAGCAGATGGACTTTTTTCTTCTCGTAAAAAAGAGCGGATGCTGGAAATTATGAAAGATAGCCGAGTTGGGGCGAATGGTGTTATTGCCATTTGTTTTTATTTTCTATTCTATGCGGCGCTATTTATTTCAGTTCCTGATGCCACGCAAATTGGCTGGTTATTTTTAGTCTTGCCAGTAGTTGCTAAAGGTGTGACGATGTTGCTATTTATAAAAATGAGCTATACTGGATCGAAGGAAGGTCTGGGCGCTATTTTTCTAGGGGTTTCATTCTGGACAATTGCTTTTTCTCAAGTCATTGTTTTGGTGGTTGTAGGTTTGTTTTTCTCTTATGTTGGGGTGCTTTCGTATGCGCTTGTGGTGTTGTTTACTGTGATTTATCGGGCTTTCGTGTATAAACGAATTGGCGGGATGAATGGCGATACACTTGGCGCTGGAGGACAGATGGGGCAACTCGTTTGTTTGTTTTGTCTGGTGTTAATTTGGGGGTTGATTTGA
- a CDS encoding PocR ligand-binding domain-containing protein encodes MLLQSKSNEILLEKVMDEFSAATSLASVVVDIHGTEVSRFCNFTPFCQLIRSNPKYRSLCQKCDMFGGLEASKTGKPLIYRCHAGLTDFSVPIVVENQLSGFLLSGQVICEENSQVGNIQTEETDWKNDKDLISAFRSVPVFSAKKINSSAEMLTIISQYYLKSEMEKGREEQKQKIVFHHTKVAHHEDNKEIRKALKYIEKNLNRPITLDEVASHVYLSSYYFSKLFKKEMGVNFINYVNQKKMSLAKDMLKNPRWSIDNVARNLGFTQTSYFCKVFRKEFDITPKGYRETLK; translated from the coding sequence ATGTTACTACAGTCCAAAAGCAACGAAATACTTCTTGAAAAAGTCATGGATGAATTTTCAGCTGCAACAAGTCTAGCATCGGTTGTTGTCGATATCCACGGCACCGAAGTTTCTAGATTTTGTAACTTTACTCCTTTTTGCCAACTTATTCGTTCCAATCCAAAATATCGCTCGTTATGCCAAAAATGTGATATGTTCGGTGGGCTCGAAGCTTCCAAAACTGGCAAACCACTTATTTACCGCTGCCACGCCGGATTAACAGATTTTTCTGTTCCAATCGTCGTCGAAAATCAACTTAGTGGCTTTTTATTAAGTGGTCAAGTCATTTGTGAAGAAAATAGCCAAGTTGGTAACATTCAAACAGAAGAAACTGACTGGAAAAATGATAAAGATCTTATTTCCGCGTTTCGCTCTGTACCTGTTTTTAGCGCAAAAAAAATCAACTCATCCGCAGAAATGCTGACGATTATTTCGCAGTACTACTTAAAATCCGAAATGGAAAAAGGACGCGAAGAACAGAAACAAAAAATTGTTTTCCATCATACCAAAGTAGCACATCATGAAGATAATAAAGAAATTCGCAAAGCACTCAAATACATTGAAAAGAACCTAAACCGCCCGATTACATTAGATGAAGTAGCAAGTCATGTTTACTTAAGCTCTTATTATTTCAGTAAACTGTTTAAAAAAGAAATGGGCGTTAACTTCATCAATTACGTCAACCAAAAGAAAATGTCGCTTGCAAAGGATATGTTGAAAAATCCGCGTTGGTCGATTGATAATGTAGCAAGAAACTTAGGCTTCACACAAACCAGTTATTTCTGTAAAGTCTTCCGTAAAGAATTCGATATCACACCAAAGGGTTACCGGGAAACGTTAAAATGA
- a CDS encoding diol dehydratase small subunit, protein MNQEALENMVRDILQEVNSGAVKTTTSQKVSGDTLTVRDYPLGTKRPELVKTSTKKSLDDITLKNVLDGTIKPEDVRVTAETLKMQAQVARDAGRATLANNFERAAELTIVPDERILEIYNAMRPYRSSKAELFAIADELENVYHATICSSYVREAAELYQERKKLKGDN, encoded by the coding sequence ATGAATCAAGAAGCATTAGAAAATATGGTCAGAGATATTTTACAAGAAGTGAATAGTGGCGCAGTAAAAACAACTACTTCCCAAAAAGTAAGTGGAGATACGCTAACAGTCCGTGATTATCCACTAGGTACAAAACGACCTGAACTTGTGAAAACATCTACAAAAAAATCATTAGACGATATCACTTTGAAAAATGTTTTAGACGGTACGATTAAGCCAGAAGATGTAAGGGTTACAGCCGAAACACTAAAAATGCAAGCACAAGTAGCGAGAGACGCAGGACGTGCAACACTTGCTAACAATTTTGAGCGGGCAGCTGAATTAACCATTGTTCCGGATGAGCGGATTTTAGAAATTTATAATGCGATGCGTCCTTATCGTTCTTCTAAAGCAGAATTATTTGCGATTGCTGACGAATTAGAAAATGTTTATCATGCAACGATTTGCTCTAGTTATGTACGCGAGGCAGCAGAGCTTTATCAAGAGCGTAAAAAATTAAAAGGTGATAATTAA
- a CDS encoding propanediol/glycerol family dehydratase large subunit — protein MKSKRFEELAKRPVNQDGFVKEWIEEGLIAMESPNDPKPSIKIENGKVVEMDNKKLAEFDLIDHFIAKYGIDLSRVEEVMQMDSVKLANMLCDPNVPREKIVLLTTAMTPAKIVEVVSQMNVVEMMMSMQKMRSRRTPTTQAHVTNLRDNPVQIAADAAEAAIRGFDEQETTVAVVRYAPFNALSLLVGSQTGRGGVLTQCSLEEATELELGMRGLTCYAETISVYGTEPVFTDGDDTPWSKGILASAYASRGLKMRFTSGTGSEVQMGYAEGKSMLYLESRCIFITKAAGVQGLQNGSISCIGIPGAVPSGIRAVLAENLIAVMLDLEVASGNDQTFSHSDIRRTARLLMQFLPGTDYISSGYSATPNYDNMFAGSNFDADDFDDYNILQRDLKVDGGLTPVTEEEVVTVRNKAARVIQVVFEQLGLPKVTDEEVEAATYARGSKDMPERNMVEDIKAAAEMMDRGVTGLDVVKALSAGGFDDVAESVLNMLKQRVSGDFLHTSAIIDKDWNVISSVNDLNDYAGPGTGYRLEGERWEKLKDIAVAVDANELD, from the coding sequence ATGAAATCAAAACGCTTTGAAGAATTAGCAAAACGCCCGGTTAATCAAGATGGTTTTGTAAAGGAATGGATTGAAGAAGGCTTAATTGCGATGGAAAGCCCAAACGATCCAAAACCTAGTATTAAAATAGAAAATGGTAAAGTAGTCGAAATGGATAACAAAAAATTAGCTGAATTTGACTTAATTGACCATTTTATCGCTAAATATGGCATTGATTTATCGCGTGTAGAAGAAGTTATGCAAATGGATTCCGTGAAGCTAGCAAATATGCTTTGTGATCCAAATGTTCCGCGTGAAAAAATCGTTTTACTTACAACTGCAATGACACCGGCAAAAATTGTAGAAGTAGTTTCACAAATGAATGTGGTGGAAATGATGATGTCCATGCAAAAAATGCGTTCACGTCGAACTCCAACTACACAGGCTCACGTAACTAATTTACGTGATAATCCAGTACAAATCGCAGCAGATGCAGCAGAAGCAGCTATTCGTGGTTTTGATGAGCAAGAAACAACCGTTGCGGTAGTTCGTTATGCACCGTTTAATGCACTTAGCTTACTAGTTGGTTCACAAACTGGTCGTGGCGGCGTACTTACACAATGTTCCTTAGAAGAAGCAACCGAATTAGAACTAGGTATGCGTGGTTTAACTTGTTATGCAGAAACTATTTCCGTTTATGGAACAGAACCAGTATTCACAGATGGAGATGACACACCTTGGTCCAAGGGGATTTTGGCTAGTGCTTATGCTTCTCGTGGTCTGAAAATGCGTTTCACTTCAGGAACAGGTTCCGAAGTTCAAATGGGCTATGCAGAAGGAAAATCGATGCTTTACCTAGAATCCCGCTGTATTTTCATTACAAAAGCAGCCGGTGTTCAAGGACTTCAAAATGGATCAATTAGTTGTATCGGGATTCCAGGAGCAGTACCAAGTGGAATTCGTGCCGTACTTGCAGAGAATTTAATCGCAGTAATGCTTGATCTCGAAGTTGCTTCTGGTAATGACCAAACATTCTCGCACTCTGATATTCGTCGTACAGCCCGTTTACTAATGCAATTTTTACCAGGAACAGATTATATTTCCTCTGGTTATAGTGCAACTCCAAACTACGATAATATGTTCGCTGGTTCCAATTTTGATGCAGATGATTTTGATGATTACAATATTTTACAACGTGATTTAAAAGTAGACGGTGGTTTAACGCCGGTTACTGAAGAAGAAGTTGTTACAGTTAGAAATAAAGCAGCACGTGTTATCCAAGTTGTGTTTGAACAATTAGGTCTTCCAAAAGTGACGGATGAAGAAGTAGAAGCAGCAACTTACGCACGTGGAAGTAAAGATATGCCAGAACGTAACATGGTAGAAGATATTAAAGCAGCAGCAGAAATGATGGACCGCGGTGTAACTGGTCTGGATGTTGTTAAAGCGTTATCTGCTGGTGGATTTGATGATGTTGCCGAAAGCGTACTAAATATGTTGAAACAACGTGTATCTGGAGACTTCCTGCATACTTCAGCAATTATTGATAAAGACTGGAATGTTATTAGTTCGGTCAATGATTTAAATGATTACGCTGGTCCAGGAACTGGTTATCGCTTAGAAGGCGAACGCTGGGAAAAACTAAAAGATATCGCTGTTGCAGTCGATGCAAACGAATTAGACTAA
- a CDS encoding diol dehydratase reactivase subunit alpha, whose protein sequence is MKYIAGIDIGNSTTEVALATTDAQNKPDFVASAISETTGIKGTKQNLHGIFKALKLALEKVNATTADLMEIRINEATPVIGDVAMETITETIITESTMIGHNPKTPGGLGMGSGITVLLDELASKPKDGSYIVIIPKTVDFEDAAIVMNKYSESGYQITAAILQADDGVLVHNRLNHKIPIVDEVSFIDKVPVGMLAAVEVAAPGKVIETISNPYGIATVFHLSSDETKNIIPVARALIGNRSAVVIKTPEGDVKARTIPAGHIELASGSRTLRVNVAEGSEKIMQAITSLPKLDNASGEPGTNIGGMLEKVRQTMAGLTDKLPADIFIQDLLAVDTFVPMNVQGGLAGEFSMEQAVGTASMVKSDHLQMAAIASEIERELNVAVKIGGAEAEAAILGALTTPGTNTPLAILDLGAGSTDASIINGKGEIIATHLAGAGDMVTMIIQSEIGLEDRYLAEDIKKYPLAKVESIFHIRHEDGTVQFFDTPLSPSVFAKVVIVKPDGFVPIPGDVSIEKIKLVRRSAKERVFVTNTIRALKYVSPTGNIRDIPFVVIVGGSALDFEIPQLITDALSHYSLVAGRGNIRGKEGPRNAVATGLILSNKRGDEHDSSAK, encoded by the coding sequence ATGAAATATATTGCAGGCATTGATATCGGGAATTCAACAACTGAGGTAGCACTGGCAACAACAGACGCACAAAATAAGCCGGATTTTGTTGCCAGTGCTATTTCTGAAACAACTGGTATCAAAGGAACAAAACAAAACCTTCACGGAATTTTTAAAGCATTAAAACTTGCTTTGGAAAAAGTAAATGCAACCACTGCGGACTTAATGGAAATACGGATTAATGAAGCGACTCCCGTGATTGGTGATGTGGCAATGGAAACAATTACCGAAACAATTATCACCGAATCTACCATGATTGGGCATAATCCAAAAACCCCTGGTGGACTAGGAATGGGCTCAGGTATAACTGTTCTTTTGGATGAATTAGCTTCTAAACCTAAAGATGGAAGTTACATCGTTATCATTCCAAAAACAGTAGATTTTGAGGATGCAGCAATCGTGATGAATAAGTATAGTGAAAGTGGTTATCAAATAACTGCTGCTATTCTTCAAGCAGATGACGGTGTACTTGTTCATAACCGTTTAAATCATAAAATACCGATTGTAGATGAAGTTAGTTTTATTGATAAAGTTCCAGTAGGGATGTTAGCAGCAGTTGAAGTTGCTGCACCTGGTAAAGTGATTGAGACGATTTCTAATCCATATGGTATCGCGACAGTATTTCATTTAAGTTCTGATGAAACAAAGAATATTATTCCCGTCGCACGTGCTTTAATTGGAAACCGTTCTGCTGTCGTAATTAAAACGCCAGAAGGTGACGTCAAAGCTCGAACTATTCCAGCTGGACATATTGAGCTCGCCTCAGGAAGTCGGACGCTTCGAGTAAACGTAGCTGAAGGTTCTGAAAAAATTATGCAAGCAATTACGTCATTACCAAAACTGGATAATGCTAGTGGAGAACCAGGAACAAATATTGGCGGAATGCTAGAAAAAGTTCGGCAAACAATGGCCGGGCTTACAGATAAACTTCCAGCAGATATTTTTATTCAAGATTTACTTGCTGTGGATACTTTTGTTCCGATGAATGTGCAAGGTGGACTTGCTGGCGAATTTTCGATGGAGCAAGCGGTTGGGACTGCATCAATGGTCAAAAGTGATCATTTGCAAATGGCCGCTATCGCTTCTGAAATTGAGCGGGAATTAAACGTTGCTGTCAAAATCGGAGGAGCTGAAGCAGAAGCCGCAATTCTTGGTGCACTTACAACTCCCGGAACTAATACGCCACTAGCGATTTTAGATCTTGGTGCAGGTTCGACCGATGCTTCCATTATCAATGGTAAAGGAGAAATCATCGCAACGCATTTGGCAGGCGCGGGTGATATGGTAACCATGATTATTCAGTCGGAAATTGGTTTAGAGGATCGCTACTTAGCAGAAGATATTAAAAAATATCCACTTGCAAAAGTAGAAAGCATTTTCCATATTCGTCATGAAGATGGTACGGTGCAGTTTTTCGATACACCACTTTCTCCAAGCGTGTTTGCAAAAGTCGTGATTGTAAAACCGGATGGCTTTGTGCCGATTCCTGGTGATGTCTCGATTGAAAAAATTAAATTAGTTCGTCGTTCTGCTAAAGAGCGGGTTTTTGTAACAAACACGATTCGGGCCTTAAAATATGTCAGCCCAACTGGTAATATTCGTGATATTCCATTTGTTGTAATTGTCGGAGGTTCCGCGCTCGATTTTGAAATTCCGCAATTAATTACGGATGCACTTTCACATTATTCGCTTGTGGCTGGACGTGGGAATATTCGTGGTAAGGAAGGTCCAAGGAATGCAGTAGCAACAGGTTTAATACTTTCTAATAAGCGAGGCGATGAGCATGATTCCAGTGCTAAATAA
- a CDS encoding EutP/PduV family microcompartment system protein — translation MKKMMVMGSVGCGKTTLCQKLHGYDILYKKTQAVEYFQEMIDTPGEFVQHRQLYSALTVTAADAAVIAILQSVTEKKQTFSPMFASIFAKPVIGIVTKVDLAETDQDIERAERELRMAGAKKIFYISSVEETGIEELRTYLED, via the coding sequence TTGAAGAAAATGATGGTAATGGGCTCGGTTGGTTGTGGAAAAACAACACTGTGCCAGAAATTGCATGGTTATGATATTTTATATAAGAAAACGCAGGCTGTGGAGTATTTTCAAGAAATGATTGATACGCCAGGAGAGTTTGTACAACATCGACAACTTTATAGTGCGCTTACGGTGACAGCGGCAGATGCGGCAGTTATCGCGATTTTACAAAGTGTCACGGAGAAAAAACAGACATTTTCACCAATGTTTGCTAGTATTTTTGCTAAACCGGTTATTGGGATTGTCACAAAAGTGGATTTAGCAGAGACGGATCAAGATATTGAGCGGGCTGAACGAGAATTAAGAATGGCTGGCGCGAAGAAAATCTTTTATATTTCGTCAGTAGAAGAAACTGGCATAGAAGAACTACGAACGTATTTGGAAGATTAA
- a CDS encoding AIR synthase related protein → MPQVRDLSIIDVPSGCVLTSCDISAGFGEKIHDSLAVAPEVTGQLTLRVALLEMIATGAEVVAVSDVVGAEMEPTGRRVIAGLKNELKKANLEHIELNGSTEENIEVSATSVGVLVTGFATRAALKITNVHQAAVLFAFGKPFVGEEVLQNMDQMPDYELVKRLIANSAVLEVVPVGSKGMAYEAHLLAETNDCVFIPDETLTVAKMKKTAGPASVILAAVKANVSAKFWEKFPSAKRLGDIRRKEDLSWEK, encoded by the coding sequence ATGCCTCAAGTGAGGGATTTATCTATTATTGATGTACCAAGTGGTTGTGTTTTAACAAGTTGTGATATTAGTGCAGGTTTTGGGGAGAAAATTCATGATAGTTTAGCTGTTGCCCCTGAAGTGACGGGGCAATTAACGCTACGAGTGGCATTACTCGAAATGATTGCAACTGGTGCAGAAGTGGTGGCGGTAAGCGATGTAGTTGGTGCAGAAATGGAGCCAACCGGAAGACGAGTTATCGCCGGATTAAAGAACGAATTAAAAAAAGCTAATTTAGAACATATTGAACTGAATGGTAGTACAGAAGAAAATATCGAAGTATCAGCGACAAGTGTAGGTGTGCTTGTGACTGGATTTGCGACTAGAGCGGCACTGAAAATAACCAATGTGCATCAAGCTGCGGTCTTATTTGCGTTTGGAAAGCCATTTGTTGGTGAAGAAGTTTTGCAAAATATGGATCAAATGCCTGATTACGAGTTAGTGAAGCGACTAATTGCAAATAGCGCCGTTTTAGAAGTCGTACCTGTTGGCTCGAAAGGAATGGCTTACGAGGCGCACCTTTTGGCCGAAACAAATGATTGTGTCTTTATTCCTGATGAAACGCTAACGGTAGCAAAAATGAAGAAAACTGCTGGCCCGGCTTCTGTTATTTTGGCAGCTGTAAAAGCAAATGTATCGGCAAAATTTTGGGAGAAGTTTCCTAGTGCTAAACGGTTAGGCGATATACGCAGAAAAGAGGATTTATCATGGGAGAAATGA
- a CDS encoding glycerol dehydratase reactivase beta/small subunit family protein — translation MIPVLNKPAIYFHADTDASPESIKQVLFGIEEEGIPCELEIKPLKDEVEAAFRASASSPLLVGVTLKNDHLVIHYRNLPPDQPLFSAYRFEANTSEEKRNMGMNAARLVKGVPFK, via the coding sequence ATGATTCCAGTGCTAAATAAGCCAGCAATTTACTTTCATGCCGACACAGATGCGAGTCCAGAAAGTATTAAGCAAGTTTTATTCGGAATAGAAGAAGAAGGCATTCCTTGTGAGTTAGAAATCAAGCCCTTGAAAGATGAAGTAGAGGCAGCATTTCGAGCTTCTGCGAGTTCACCACTCCTAGTTGGGGTTACGCTGAAAAATGATCATTTAGTCATTCATTATCGTAATTTGCCACCTGATCAACCGCTTTTTTCAGCGTATCGTTTCGAAGCAAATACGAGCGAAGAAAAGCGTAACATGGGAATGAATGCTGCACGGCTCGTCAAGGGTGTACCTTTTAAATAA
- the cobC gene encoding alpha-ribazole phosphatase, with the protein MQLIFVRHGETDMNQAKKYCGKLDVSLNATGQKQMELLQGKLASYPIDLVVTSDLKRVKESAVILSDAKTVHFSALNELDFGDFEGLTYQEISELFPDAWKAYCDNWQTANFPNGENFPVFYKRVMGKLHAEWENWQKLNTVLIVGHLGVLRLIVLFLQKQKIAQYWDADFKQGFYSLWDNESASFTIYNE; encoded by the coding sequence TTGCAGCTTATTTTTGTTAGACACGGAGAAACAGACATGAATCAAGCAAAAAAATATTGTGGAAAATTAGATGTCTCGTTAAATGCTACTGGTCAAAAACAGATGGAACTTTTGCAGGGGAAATTAGCTTCGTATCCGATTGATTTAGTTGTTACAAGTGATTTGAAACGGGTAAAAGAATCTGCAGTGATTTTGAGTGATGCGAAAACAGTTCATTTTTCTGCGTTAAATGAACTGGATTTCGGTGATTTTGAAGGGCTTACGTATCAGGAAATTAGTGAGCTGTTTCCTGATGCTTGGAAGGCTTACTGCGATAATTGGCAGACAGCAAACTTTCCGAATGGTGAAAACTTTCCGGTGTTTTACAAACGTGTAATGGGAAAACTTCATGCAGAATGGGAAAATTGGCAAAAGTTAAATACGGTTTTAATAGTAGGCCATCTAGGGGTTTTACGGTTAATCGTGCTTTTTTTACAAAAACAGAAAATAGCACAATATTGGGATGCTGATTTTAAACAAGGGTTTTATTCGCTGTGGGACAATGAGTCAGCTAGTTTTACAATTTATAATGAATAA
- the pduA gene encoding propanediol utilization microcompartment protein PduA, giving the protein MQEALGLVETKGLVGAIEAADAMVKSANVTLTGYEKIGSGLVTVMVRGDVGAVKAATEAGAAAARNVGTVMSTHVIPRPHTDVEEILPVRVKSDE; this is encoded by the coding sequence ATGCAAGAAGCACTAGGTTTAGTTGAAACTAAAGGGCTAGTTGGCGCCATTGAAGCCGCTGACGCCATGGTTAAATCAGCTAATGTAACGCTAACTGGGTACGAAAAAATCGGGTCTGGACTTGTTACAGTCATGGTTCGCGGTGATGTTGGTGCAGTTAAAGCAGCAACAGAAGCAGGAGCGGCGGCAGCAAGGAATGTCGGCACGGTAATGAGTACACATGTTATTCCTCGTCCACACACAGATGTGGAAGAAATTTTACCAGTAAGGGTGAAGTCAGATGAGTGA
- the cobU gene encoding bifunctional adenosylcobinamide kinase/adenosylcobinamide-phosphate guanylyltransferase: MGEMILVTGGARSGKSNFAEKEASKASSVLYVATGIAFPDDTEFQARIKKHQQSRPANWETHEAFQGIPAYLGKRADRYEVVLLDCVTMLVTNLFFDLLKEQELTNQLADEIETKIQSVIQEILHAGKKSTATLIFVTNEIGLGVVPEDKMTRIFRDIIGRVNQQIALQADEVYFVVSGIPKRWK, translated from the coding sequence ATGGGAGAAATGATACTTGTAACAGGTGGCGCTAGGAGCGGAAAAAGTAACTTTGCGGAAAAAGAAGCTTCAAAAGCAAGTAGCGTTTTATATGTTGCCACCGGGATTGCTTTTCCAGATGATACCGAATTTCAAGCGAGAATTAAAAAACATCAACAATCAAGGCCGGCAAACTGGGAAACGCATGAAGCTTTTCAGGGAATTCCGGCCTATTTAGGAAAACGTGCGGATCGTTATGAGGTTGTTTTACTGGATTGTGTAACGATGTTAGTGACTAATTTATTTTTTGATTTACTGAAAGAGCAAGAACTAACTAATCAATTGGCAGATGAAATTGAAACGAAAATCCAGTCAGTTATTCAAGAAATTTTACATGCTGGAAAAAAATCGACTGCCACACTTATTTTTGTGACAAATGAAATTGGGCTTGGTGTCGTCCCAGAAGACAAAATGACGCGGATTTTCAGGGATATTATCGGGCGAGTAAATCAACAAATCGCATTGCAAGCAGATGAAGTATATTTTGTTGTAAGTGGCATTCCGAAAAGGTGGAAATAG
- the pduB gene encoding propanediol utilization microcompartment protein PduB — METVGNDPEKLVEDGGSHQMSEKAVQLTEFVGTAIGDTIGLVIANVDGQLLEAMKLEKSYRSIGILGARTGAGPHIMAADEAVKATNTEVVKIELPRDTKGGAGHGSLIIFGGNDVSDVKRAVEVALNELDKTFGDVYGNEAGHIELQYTARASHALEKAFGAPVGKAFGIIVGGPAGIGVVMADTAVKSANVDVVAYSSPADGTSFSNEVILCISGDSGAVRQAVVSAREIGKKLLGALGDEPKNDRPSYI; from the coding sequence ATGGAAACGGTGGGTAATGACCCGGAAAAATTAGTAGAGGATGGAGGCTCACATCAAATGAGTGAAAAAGCAGTTCAATTAACAGAATTTGTTGGAACAGCGATTGGAGATACAATCGGCCTAGTGATTGCAAATGTAGATGGTCAACTTTTAGAAGCAATGAAGCTTGAAAAGTCGTATCGTTCTATTGGTATTTTAGGAGCCCGTACAGGTGCAGGCCCACATATTATGGCAGCAGATGAAGCCGTAAAAGCAACGAACACAGAAGTAGTGAAAATCGAATTACCACGAGATACAAAAGGCGGTGCAGGTCACGGTTCTTTAATTATCTTCGGTGGAAATGATGTTTCTGACGTAAAACGCGCAGTAGAAGTGGCGCTTAATGAATTAGATAAAACTTTCGGTGATGTATACGGCAACGAGGCTGGTCATATTGAACTTCAATATACAGCACGTGCGAGTCATGCACTTGAAAAAGCATTTGGCGCACCGGTTGGCAAAGCTTTCGGAATTATTGTTGGTGGCCCAGCTGGAATCGGTGTTGTCATGGCTGATACAGCAGTGAAATCCGCTAACGTAGATGTGGTGGCTTATTCTTCACCAGCTGACGGAACAAGCTTCTCCAATGAAGTGATTCTTTGTATTTCAGGAGATTCTGGTGCAGTACGTCAAGCAGTTGTTTCAGCACGTGAAATTGGTAAAAAATTACTTGGAGCTTTAGGGGATGAACCGAAAAATGATCGTCCATCCTACATTTAG
- a CDS encoding propanediol/glycerol family dehydratase medium subunit — MVEINEKVLRGIIAEVLDELQLKEDKVSFQKEAPAVAVSGECFLTEVGEAEPGRQKDEVVIAVAPAFGKYQTKNIVGVPHKQILREVIAGIEEEGLKARVVRVFRSSDVAFVAVEGDKLSGSGICIGIQSRGTALIHQKDLQPLSNLELFPQAPLITLETYRAIGKNAAKYAKGESPNPVPMVNDQMARPKFQAKAALLHIKETKHVVQGKNAVELQVN; from the coding sequence ATGGTTGAAATTAACGAAAAAGTACTTCGCGGAATTATTGCAGAAGTGCTAGATGAATTACAGCTAAAAGAAGATAAAGTTTCTTTCCAAAAAGAAGCGCCTGCTGTAGCTGTTTCAGGAGAATGTTTTCTAACAGAAGTTGGGGAAGCGGAACCTGGCAGACAAAAAGATGAAGTTGTGATCGCAGTTGCTCCAGCTTTTGGAAAATACCAAACAAAAAATATTGTGGGTGTACCACATAAACAAATTTTACGTGAAGTGATTGCTGGAATTGAAGAAGAGGGATTAAAAGCACGTGTTGTTCGTGTATTCCGTTCTTCTGATGTAGCATTCGTCGCAGTAGAAGGAGATAAATTAAGTGGTTCTGGTATTTGTATCGGAATTCAGTCACGTGGAACAGCTTTAATCCACCAAAAAGACTTACAACCACTTTCCAACTTAGAACTTTTCCCACAAGCACCACTGATTACGCTAGAAACTTACCGGGCAATTGGAAAAAATGCAGCAAAATATGCGAAAGGCGAATCACCAAATCCAGTCCCAATGGTAAATGATCAAATGGCTCGTCCGAAATTCCAAGCAAAAGCAGCTTTACTTCATATCAAAGAAACAAAGCATGTGGTTCAAGGGAAAAACGCGGTTGAATTACAAGTAAACTAA